The Caproicibacterium amylolyticum genome includes the window AAGCAGTACACCATCAATCTTGGTCAGAAAAACAGTTCTACAACGCAAAAATATTACAATATGACCACCATGTCTGATGCTGACATAAAGTCCCTTATGGACGAAATCAGCAAGCCCCAATCCTCTTTAACGGATGATTCTTCTGCCATAGCGAGCACTGCAAAACGTTACACAAGCAGTGCGAAACTGCCTTTCATTTATATGGAAATGAAAGGCACGATTGAAGGTAAAAGTGTAAAAGAAGTCGCATACTTCACTGTTATTAATGGCTGTGGCTATACATTTGAAACTTATAAAGAAAACGCAAACCTCACCGCTGTGCAGACTGCAAGCCTGAAGGCACTGGTAGACAGCCTGCAGGTCACTAAATTTACAGATAAGCCTGTAGAGGATTCTTCCAGTTCCACAAAAACCATTCTCCTGATGATTTCTCCGCTGTTCCTCATTGTGGCCATCGTTCTTGCAGTCTACCTTACCGGCCGTTTCCGCCGCTCGCGGGAAAACAAGCGGAAAGCACTGCTTCTGGAACGCATTACTGACTACCGCAAACACCAGGATGAAATTGAAGCGGAAGCCCGCGCAAAAGGGCTGCCGCCTGCGGAGCCGGAAGCATTGATTGAAAACACAACGAAGTGTGTTAAAAAGACACTGAAGCGTTTCAGCTGGGTCGATTTGCTGCTGAACCGCAAGGGAACCTGGATTTCCATGTTGATTGCTGCCATTCTCTGTATTGTAGCGGCGGTGGCGGTTTCTACACCGCTGATCAAAGTAATTGCCGCAGTGTGCGCAGTATTCTGTATTCTGCGCCCGCTGTTGATTCCCCGCAAAGTGTTCCAAAACGAGGAAGGCAGTTTCCGCAAAATGAAGAGCCGCAAAATACATTATCAGTTCCGGGAAGAAGATTTCCGTGTTTCCGGTGTTTTCTCCGGCGTTTACCCCTATGTGCAGATTATTCACGTTTATGAAGTGGAACGTTACTTCTACCTTTACCTTGGCGCAAACCATGTTTACATCGTCAACAAACATTCCTTTACCAAAGGTACGGAAGACGACCTGCGCAAGCTGCTGAAAGAAAAATGTCCGGGCTATAAAACCCGCTGAGTCCACAAAAAATGCCGCTGCTTCCGTGTTGGAAGGCAGCGGTATTTTTTACGCAAATTTAATTTTTCAGCAGCTTTTCAACGGTATCCGCAGCTGCGTCGAGCCACGGCGCTTCCACCTGCTCCGCACTGCCGCTGTCAATTTTAGAGGCGATCTGTGGGTCAAGAGGACCACGTGCCAAAACATTCAGATTGTATTTTTTAACGACTTCATCCAAATGGCTTTCACCGAAAACATAAATCTTCTTTCCGCAGTCCGGGCACTGCACATAACTCATGTTTTCAATGACACCGAGAATCGGTACGTTCATCATGCCGGCCATTGTAACCGCCTTGGAAACAATCATCGAAACCAGCTCCTGCGGTGAGGTCACCACAAGAATGCCGTCCAGCGGAATGGACTGAAACACCGTCAGCGGTACATCGCCGGTTCCCGGAGGCATGTCTACAAACAGAAAATCAACGTTCTGCCAAAGTACATCGGTCCAGAACTGTGTAACCATATTAGCGATAATCGGTCCGCGCCAAACAACAGGGTCGGTTTCATTTTCCAGCATCAGGTTGACACTCATCACGTCGATGCCTTTTCCACTTTTACAGGGCAGAATGCACTTGTCCTGCATCAGTGCGCGGCCGTGAATGCCAAACGCTTTCGGAATAGACGGGCCAGTAATATCTGCATCCAGAACGCCGGTGTGGTAGCCACGGCGGTTCAGCAGGACTGCCATCATGGCAGTTACCAAGCTTTTCCCAACGCCGCCCTTACCGCTGACAACCCCAATTACTTTTTTAATACTGCTTTTGGGGTTTGGCTCCTTCAAAAGGCTCTGCGGGTCTTTGCGCTCGCCGCAGTTTTCCCCACAGCTGCTGCAGTCATGCGTACATTCGCTCATTGTAATCACTCCTGTATTATACTTCCAATGCACAATTACCTATCATAAAGAAGAATCCGGTTTTTGTCAAATATAAGCAGATTGGTCAAGTTAAAACTCCATCTTAATGGAGCGCAGAAACAAACCGCTGAGAACACGGTTTGGCTCCTGCCCGCCGTTAATGACTGAATCCACTGCTTTGCAGATAGGCAGTTCTACTGCATAGCGTTCCCCCAGCTGCAGCAAAGCAGTCACGGTCGGCACACCCTCTGCCAATTTTTCATAATGCACATTCTGCACAAAGTCTTCACCGAACTTGCGGTTGTGGCTGTACCGGCTGAAAACAGTCGCCTCATAGTCGCCAAGGTGTGCAAGGCCGTAAGCGGTGATTTCTCTGCCACCCATTGCCTGAATCAGGCGGCCAATTTCGCGCGTACCACGGCTCATCAAAGCACCTTTCAGGGCAGTTTTATTTAAACCATCCAGCATACCGGCGGCAATACCGATTACGTTCTTTGCTGCCGCGCCCACTTCGTTGCCCAGTAAGTCATCCCCAAAGTAAAAGCGAATCAGCGGACTTTCAAAAATTTTTACGACGCGCCGCTTCACTTCCATGGAATCACTGTCAATGACCATACAGTTTGGGATTCCCTGCAGAAAATCCTGCACG containing:
- a CDS encoding YcxB family protein; this encodes MKKLPAALVALLLCAGAAFTVPVSASSSPAVSSQAAGSSASAAEGTPFELKNTYLKMTIPKGLYAFTQDTDVSDENLAKAGIDNWISQKKTMQDQSTVLMVCAPQKQYTINLGQKNSSTTQKYYNMTTMSDADIKSLMDEISKPQSSLTDDSSAIASTAKRYTSSAKLPFIYMEMKGTIEGKSVKEVAYFTVINGCGYTFETYKENANLTAVQTASLKALVDSLQVTKFTDKPVEDSSSSTKTILLMISPLFLIVAIVLAVYLTGRFRRSRENKRKALLLERITDYRKHQDEIEAEARAKGLPPAEPEALIENTTKCVKKTLKRFSWVDLLLNRKGTWISMLIAAILCIVAAVAVSTPLIKVIAAVCAVFCILRPLLIPRKVFQNEEGSFRKMKSRKIHYQFREEDFRVSGVFSGVYPYVQIIHVYEVERYFYLYLGANHVYIVNKHSFTKGTEDDLRKLLKEKCPGYKTR
- a CDS encoding Mrp/NBP35 family ATP-binding protein, with protein sequence MSECTHDCSSCGENCGERKDPQSLLKEPNPKSSIKKVIGVVSGKGGVGKSLVTAMMAVLLNRRGYHTGVLDADITGPSIPKAFGIHGRALMQDKCILPCKSGKGIDVMSVNLMLENETDPVVWRGPIIANMVTQFWTDVLWQNVDFLFVDMPPGTGDVPLTVFQSIPLDGILVVTSPQELVSMIVSKAVTMAGMMNVPILGVIENMSYVQCPDCGKKIYVFGESHLDEVVKKYNLNVLARGPLDPQIASKIDSGSAEQVEAPWLDAAADTVEKLLKN
- a CDS encoding NAD(P)H-dependent glycerol-3-phosphate dehydrogenase; protein product: MKVTVCGCGRWGSFLAWYAAQQCSHTVTLYGRENSTHFQQLVQTHSNELITFPDTVQFSSNLRGAVQSAEVIVISVGAQSLRSFLQELTAAECAGKTFVLCMKGIEATTGLRLTQVVREFLPDVALAVWVGPGHVQDFLQGIPNCMVIDSDSMEVKRRVVKIFESPLIRFYFGDDLLGNEVGAAAKNVIGIAAGMLDGLNKTALKGALMSRGTREIGRLIQAMGGREITAYGLAHLGDYEATVFSRYSHNRKFGEDFVQNVHYEKLAEGVPTVTALLQLGERYAVELPICKAVDSVINGGQEPNRVLSGLFLRSIKMEF